The segment CGGAGAATATTTTTCTCCGGCGTCCGCTCAACCTTGCCTCGACCAGCCGAACTCGGCCATCCGGATTTTCCCCTTTTCGTCGAAGTCCACGCCTTCGGATTCCAGGAGCTGCCGTTGGACGGAGGATCCTTCCCCGCCCAGGCTGATCTTCCCGCTCGCGCCGACCACCCGGTGCCAGGGTACCTTCTTTTCTGGCGTCAACGCGTGCAGGGCGTAACCCACCAGGCGCGC is part of the Anaerolineales bacterium genome and harbors:
- a CDS encoding MGMT family protein gives rise to the protein MSELYEKIYAVVRRIPSGKVATYGQVARLAGMGSHARLVGYALHALTPEKKVPWHRVVGASGKISLGGEGSSVQRQLLESEGVDFDEKGKIRMAEFGWSRQG